Within Anopheles ziemanni chromosome 2, idAnoZiCoDA_A2_x.2, whole genome shotgun sequence, the genomic segment ACGGACATTTATTAGTGTTAAAAGCGTATCAGATGAGGTTTTTATTCGTACAGTAAACAAAGCAATGGAACACACTTGGAATTAGCATTTGTTGGgatgtttattgttttcaagGTACCAAACATCATACAGCTCACCATACAGCTGCCTTTTTTCCAAGCCAAAGAATCAAGAATATTGAACAGCAAAAATAGTGGCTGGCATCATTTGAAAAAATCGCAAACCCAAACGATCGCCAAATGTAAATTAATCTACTATTTCAGTGCATTTATGAACGAACTTATAACGAACACTGACGAACGTTGACGTCTAACGACTTCTCTCACGAAACCAGCCCGTTGTTCCGAATGTTCTTTGGTTCAAACATGGCATAGGCTGATAAGAGTTTTGAATGATAATAGCACAGGAAAACGACATCGCTCAGAACAACTACTAACTTTATCAgcgtccaaaaaaaaaacagagcatCATTAGAAAGAAACCTCAATCGGGCcaaacggcaaaaaaaaagaaatctcgAGCAACTGCATCGGCTCGCGGTTTCTTAAGGCACCCCGAATATTACACTGGTTTCGCAAACAGCAAACACATGTATCGCTTATCAGTAAGTTCACTCGGGAACCGTTGGCCCTATCAGTGTAACTTGAACCCCATGGGGTGATTGCTTCCCATGGAAGGCATAATAAAGCATAGGATGCCAAAATGATATGTTAGCATACAAGCATTAGAATATGTTGAAGGGACGTATAAAATACAATGATCTACAAATAATCGTTGCACTTTGTACTGCGATGACCAAAGCAAGCAAACAGATAGATAACTAATATTGTAACTTTACTTAACTGCCCTCCAATGGGCAGCAGTTACAAATATTCCCTTTTCAGGCTAAAATATCCATTTGAACGAGTTGGCTATCAATTCAACGAAAAAATATTAGATTATAAAATAACGTATTTTGTTCAATCTATGCGCCTTTTGGGACAATGTTGTCGGGTACACGAACCGAGACAAAACAAGGGACTATAGTTGGATTTGATTCATCCGAACACGGTTCAAGTACATCAATTGTTCAATCTATGCGCCTTTTGGGACAATGTCGACGGGTACACGAACCGAGATGTAGACAAAACAAGGGACTATAGTTGGATTTGAACATGCGAACATGCGAAACATGCACATCAAGCATTGAAAATATGCAATGCAATTGGCTGGAAAAACTTGGTGTCAGTGCATGCAACGGCGATAGCGGAGGAGGCATGTTTTTCAACATGAACGGTACATGGTTCTTGCGAGGAATAGTGTCATTCATTGACCGTGTTAACCGATGTTAGTAAATACCGCGAATGGATAACGAGGTACACCGGCAAGTTGAAGAGTTACAGTTAAATAAAGGATGTAAAGCAATTTCACATTAAAAAGGATTATGCTCTAAATTTAAGGCATAACGAGTCTTTAACAGGTAGACATGATGTGCAtgtaataaattatatttcataTTGTTAGTTACGAATTTGGTGATTGCTGCCACCGGATTCGTTGCTACTAAATATGCGAAATATATTCCTGTTAATCAAGGGGAGTATCCTAAAGTTAATGATCACACGTAAATTTCACGAGATAGAATTTATGGAATGATCGTTGATATTAAGGATGGGCTGTTCCTATAGGATGCCTGATAGTAACGGCGATTATAAATTGATTTCTAAACACTAACCGTGAGAGAACGATTAGGCTTGAAATGGAATACAAAACAGTTTAGCGAAAATAGTGCTTCTGTTGAGATAAGAAGACTGGAGGCAAAGATGAACTGACCACAGTATCTTGCCTGACCAACAAGATCATGACTATACAAGTAGGAAACAAGTTGAGATAACCCGTCAATGTAGTATAATGTTATTGTGAGGTTGAGATTTCGCACTGGTTTGGTTCACTGGGATCCGTGCGATTCATTGCCCGTTTGACGAAGTTTGTGGTAAACCACTTTTCATCATGTTTAATaactattgaaaaacaaaaacttgtaCACGTGTGCAACCGATGACGTCGCAGTTGTGCAAAACTTACGTGAGATCGGCGTCCTTTGATCCAGCGAATATCCATCGTTCGTTTTCCGGTTTCTGTGCGCTGATAACTGTTTCAATAGCTTTTCCTATTAAACCGGTGCCACCGGTGACTAGCACTACTTTGCTCATTTCTGGGAGTTAACACCAGGCAAAGCAATTTAATACTGTAAATAGCACACTTGATTTCGATGTTTATATCTTCTACTGTTGGcagtagtgttggcagaatcgggattcggaagattcgaagattcgatccctagacggattctaaagattcgaatcccatttgacggattctaaagattcgaatcccatctgacagattctaaagatttggatCCCAATGATTGATTGTACAATTgttaaagtaacaaataatatgaaaaatcggtaaaTTTGGTAGGCAcgcatgatatgacggattgggactCGGATTcaaagatccggatctcagaatggatttgaatcgaaagattcgaatccatgtagggattcagtttcctcATCACTTTATTAGTGATTCGTCAACTCGactattttattgcaaaatcaTTTTTTACCATGCAGCAGTACGGCAAATGTGTGCTTCGTAGGCAATGTGCAGTAATTTATGAAATGACCGTTATATCACATATTGAGTAAAGTAGCAAAGGAtatgtttaaattgtaatcaTAAACAGAGCTGTCATAAGacgagattttttttaaattgttatcATATGTTATCATGCAAGATAAGCCGCACTTCAATTGAATGATGGAATGTTCTCCTAGCCTCTAGGTCAACGTTCACGATTGTGATCTCTAACTCACCAGTTTATTTAAGGAATTTTTGGTCCTGCTTAAATTATAACACAGCACAGTATATGCCGTATGTTCCATCGCGGTCAATTGATAGTGCTGTTCTTACTGACCGATTTTACCACGATGAAGCAATGCGACTACCTCAAGAACAAATAATTTGGGAAGCATCGGGTTTCACTATctggtatttttgttttagattatCTTGAGCCAGTCCATTAAACCATCAAGTATAAATAGAATGACTCTCCACATATCAACGGGATATTTGTATGATTTCGGAGTGGTTCTTCTATATACAGTCTAAATTTAGTTACGCTAATTTGCACGATTTGTtccgaatgaaagaaaaacatcaacaagaCAAAATACTCTAGCAACACGTGATAAATCTTTTATTTGACGGTTATAGAAATATGGTAATCAGTTGCTAATGTGCGTTATCGACaatcaacagaaaataaaGCCATAAATTGACCAAAACCTTATTGAGCCTTTTACCTGTATATTAACATGAGCAAATCTACATGAAACATGAACAATGAATGAGTAAACTTCACCTAACATACTAGAATACAGACCGGTAGCCTCAAACAACGAATGTAAAAATACCCGAGAACACATACGGATTGTTCATCCCTATGCTTATTTTGTAACGTacgtgaaagtgaaaagcAAATAATTTACACTTAAAAAAGTGCCCTAAACCTTGCGCTAATACTAGTCCTTTTTCATAGCCTCTTGTAGCAGTCGTTCTTCGCGCTTCGCATTGGCCTTTCTCTGCTTCGCTATCATTACGCCTACGCCGTACAGTGCTATCCACAAAACGTACCCGATAAAGTATACCGAGCTATAGTAGTACCAAATTTTGTCGACGGTCAAAAGCAGAAAAGCAATCCCCAAGTACGAGAACGCGAAGAACTTTGAGATCCAACACAGAACATTTAATACCATCCGACGCTGGCCGGTTGCATCCTTGATGAACAATTTTACGTAAAGATCTTCGATGGGAAGATAAAATGGTGCTCCGCAGATGCAAAAATAGTAACCAGCGTACACGCCGTGCCATATGGCGCTAACGGCCAGAGTGACCAGTGTGCGATACTTCTTGCTAGGGAACCGTTTGTACACGTACATCGCCATCCAGTACTGTACACACATGTTCCAATACTTCATAGCCTCACGGAATGTCCAGCAGCGTTCAGTATTTATCACATCGATATTGCGAACAGCCTCAAAGTCATATTCCAGCGACGATTCGCTGTCCACTAGGGCGGTGTAATCTTCCTTGCTTGGACCATGGCCCGGTTTGTTGACGAAAACGGTGGGATACGCGCCAACCCCTGCCATTGTACAAACGCACTCACTGAGCAGGATACCCGTGTAAATACGCATTCGGAAAATGAAGAATGTCGGCCAAACGTACATCAGTCGGTAGATGAACGAGCGTTCCTCGTAGAACTCGTTTTCCATGGCATACTGCAAGCAAAAGGATTAGCAGGGTTAAATGACAAGCAAACGAAGGGATAAACACTGCAGAGGCTTCACCCGTTCGGATTACCTGAAGCGGCCAAATGTACGACACTAGAAGAAACAGTCCCGCGTAGAGGGGGATAACCTTCAGCTTTTCCACCGTCGCCCCAATGCAGTCCGCTTTACCACTGAACGGTAGGTAAATAGCATCACGGTACGTTTTGAATGTTATGTATGGCCCCGTTAGCACTCCGACATAGTTAAAGCTGTAGTGGAAGATATCCAGCATGTCCAACTTCAGGAGGGCACGATCGACTTCATGCAAAGTCGGAACGGGAGGTTGGTCCCCATTGGccgccttttttcttttttcctctacGTCCTTCGACTTTGTGGCTGCATTATTTACTTCGAACGCCAACCCAACGAGTTTCAGGGTAAGAATCATCTGTATCATATTTGTGTGTCCCGGTGGCGTATCGTAGCCCAGAAAGGCTAatgaacggaagaaaaataaataaccgaACATGAACCCGAAACAGGCCAGATGACAAATCctagaaatgaagaaaaataatccctCTATCAAAGTCGAGCATGGTTCGAGCGATTTTTTGTCACGCTTACCTCGGGCTAGCATAGATTATCAGCAGTGCACTGACGAGATAACAGAAAAGCATGTGCAGCATGTGGAACCCGCTCACCGACAGCACCACCAACAGTCCAACGGCGGTTCCGACCAGCTTCTTCTGCTCTGGATCGGAAAATTTCCGATAAAACTGTCCAAATCCGATACATGCTGCCAACAGCACCAGGTAGATGATATCGTCCTTCATCGCGTGTGTCCACACTTCGAGGCGCAACTAGAGAGTAATGTCCGCCGCAGAATGTTCAC encodes:
- the LOC131289887 gene encoding lysophospholipid acyltransferase 7, translated to MKDDIIYLVLLAACIGFGQFYRKFSDPEQKKLVGTAVGLLVVLSVSGFHMLHMLFCYLVSALLIIYASPRICHLACFGFMFGYLFFFRSLAFLGYDTPPGHTNMIQMILTLKLVGLAFEVNNAATKSKDVEEKRKKAANGDQPPVPTLHEVDRALLKLDMLDIFHYSFNYVGVLTGPYITFKTYRDAIYLPFSGKADCIGATVEKLKVIPLYAGLFLLVSYIWPLQYAMENEFYEERSFIYRLMYVWPTFFIFRMRIYTGILLSECVCTMAGVGAYPTVFVNKPGHGPSKEDYTALVDSESSLEYDFEAVRNIDVINTERCWTFREAMKYWNMCVQYWMAMYVYKRFPSKKYRTLVTLAVSAIWHGVYAGYYFCICGAPFYLPIEDLYVKLFIKDATGQRRMVLNVLCWISKFFAFSYLGIAFLLLTVDKIWYYYSSVYFIGYVLWIALYGVGVMIAKQRKANAKREERLLQEAMKKD